TGTTTGCATTTTAGAAAGTTCAATTATATTAACGCAAAAGCAAAATTTACTTAAATTTTTGTCGAGTCAGAAATTGATTGATCTCATTTCTTTGTAAAGTTGTTCTTTACACGTTGCCAAAACTTTCAGATCGTTGGCTAATATTTCAACAGCTTTTGCTCTGTCATTTCTGAAATAAACATACAAACAATATCATTAATTCAAAGAAGAACATAGCCAATCATATATTCAAGCAAAAAAAAAATAAAAGAATAAATAACTCCGATCTGGAGTTTCCTAACCTCAAAGAAAATTTTCATTATCATCGACCTTATCAACCCTAAGAGATAGATCACAACTTCGTCCCACCCACAGCAATATTTTTCTTGCGAAATACTTACTATCAGAAAAGAACCAGAATCCTGCTCTAGTCTAACACCGCCACAACCAAATTATAAAATTGTCCAAACAAAGATACTAAAACATAATCACTATCTCAAGCTTCGTAGAAACTAAACTAAAATTTTATATAGAGAAGATGAAACTGAATCCAAAAATTGATCCAATAAAATCAAACGCAAAAGCAAACACCAGAAGTCATTGAAATTACAGATTTTGCGACCGTGAATTTTTTTTAAAGGCTATGATTGAGAGGATTAACCTGATGATTTTTTTCACAGAAGAGGATGTACCTTTTTATAGTTGAAGATCGAAAGAAATGGAGTAAAGAGGGGATGCATTCACTTATGATTTCATTAAACACGACGATTGGATTCAGCATGATTCTGTAACGTTTTGCAGATATTTTTCTTTGTCAGAGAGATAGATGAACCGAAGAAGAACGGAGACGGCGAAAAAGGAGTGTTCTAACCATAACTTTATTCAGATGGCCCAAATTTGTGTAACATAAAGACCCATATAGAATTAGAAGAATACCCAATACTAAGCCCATCACGAAACAAATCAAATGAAACGATGAGTTTCATGTACGGGACACGTGTCGCACAGGTAGAAACCGACTTTCCTACATGGAATCCTAGGTGGCTTCACCAAGAGAGAGATAACTCTCTTTTATATATATAGACTAGGATCGGCCCGCCCTACGGGCGGGATATTAGTTAATTTGATATTCACTAAATGTTCGAGTTGAAATTTGTTTTAAGATTCAAAAATTTGGTTATCTGTTATGTGTTACTTATTAGTATGCGGTGGTATAGTTGTTTTTCGATTATTCTTGCTTTGGTATTGTATCAAATTAACTAATTGTCCAACTCATAATTATAGATGTACAAATGTGGATTTGTGATAAAGTTTGATGACAATACTGTTTTTTCTTTTTAATTCTTATTCATAGTGGAGTGTGCATGTGTCAGAAAGAGGCCTATAACAACTTTTATGTTTTTGCGTATGGATTTTAAATATATATTATTTTGTATAATGCATACTTGCTCTACAACATTTGCTTGTAAACTAAAAAAACTGTTTTCTATATTTTTAAAAGAGAAAATATTTAGTCTATAATATAACATGGACATATGTATTGACTATATATAGAAGTTGGGTGTTATTTTAAAATGACATATGTATAGAGGTTTTTCAACCATTACTTCACTGGCACAAAACATTTATAACTGTAAATATCTTCTTTTAAAAGCAAAACTAATAAAAACGTGTACAACAAATGTATTTTGATATATATTATATGCATCAAGTTATAAAGGTTGGAAACATTGCAAAACTGTTTGGAGCAAAGTTTTTAACTTCACGATCTTCATCTTGACGTCAGTTCAGTGTTGGCCCTGGCCACAAGCAGAAGAAGCATGGGCTTCCAGCCGACACGATAATAAGTATTTTCGCGGCCACATATTTATAAAAAGTGACTTCAGCCTAGTGGTTCTAAGAGAAATTACCAGTGCTAGAGGTGCTGGGTTCGATTACCCCTGACTGCATTCATTTATTTTGGCTCCAAATATAAAATGGGACACGTGTCATTCCCACAACGCACGATTTGATGACGTGGCTTCACGGGAGAGAGACGAACATTTCTTTATATATATAAATTTTGCTTCCCCACTTTGGCACGGATTGGGATCTGACGTGCGAAATATATCAAGCCTTAATTAATGTCTCCAAGGCTAATCAACGTGGGTTGCTCATTTTTTTATTATTCTCGCATATAACGTAGACGATTATTATAAGGATATCAATATACAATACTAAAATCTCGATACGCAGCTTCGCGAGCGTGTCCACGTAAGACCAAAAAAACAGCCAATGAGATTAAATTATTCGGCCACGTAATCAGAATTATTTGGGCTCTGAATTATTTTATCACATAATATTTGTAATGGCCAATAATCCATTGAGGCCCAGTATCAAACCCTAGATCAATACACGGGTCCCTCTTACTTTTCGTCTTCCTTCTTCTTCTAGATTTTCATCGATTGAACGACATTTTGTCTCTCCATCTCCACTGCAACCAATCTGTAGAGTAATCAATTGTCCGTTTTGGTTTGATTGATGGCTTCCTCTCCATTTATTTATAAATCTCTTCTTTCATGTTTTTTTCAATCAAAACTCTCTCAATTTGTTCTCGCAATGAAGTCGAACGGGAAAGCCATAGTCTCTCACGAGCCGATTGTGAAGAAACCAAACGGCAAGGATGCTGTCTCCTCCATCGTTCTGGATCAACCAACCGGTAAAAACGCTGTCTCCTCCGCCAAGGTCCATAAGGTGATGCCCGCCGTCTCCTCCGCTGTACCGATCCAACCAAGCGGTAAAACCGCCGTCTCCTCCGTCAAGGTTGATAANNNNNNNNNNNNNNNNNNNNNNNNNNNNNNNNNNNNNNNNNNNNNNNNNNNNNNNNNNNNNNNNNNNNNNNNNNNNNNNNNNNNNNNNNNNNNNNNNNNNNNNNNNNNNNNNNNNNNNNNNNNNNNNNNNNNNNNNNNNNNNNNNNNNNNNNNNNNNNNNNNNNNNNNNNNNNNNNNNNNNNNNNNNNNNNNNNNNNNNNNNNNNNNNNNNNNNNNNNNNNNNNNNNNNNNNNNNNNNNNNNNNNNNNNNNNNNNNNNNNNNNCTCTCTCTCTCTCTCTCTCTCTCTCTCTCTCTCTCTCTCTCTCTCTCTCTCTCTCTCTCTCTCTCTCTCTCTCTCTCTCTCTCTCTATCTATCTATCTATCTTATCTATCACTACGAGTTTTCTCTGGTCAGTGGTGATGTCCGTGCGGAAGAGAGAGCATACGATTTCTTTTTTCGCTTTCTTCTCACATTCGCCTTTTAGCAGACGTCATCCCTTTAAACCTATGTGAATTGTCTCACATTACAGCGTCTAGTCAAAACCTCTCTGTGCTCCCTTTGTTTCAGGTTCGCTCCTCCGCCAAGGTTGATAAGGTGTTGTTTTTTAGAGACTGTCTCATTTGGCATACAAGAAGGGGAGTTAAGGTTTCGTCTCATTCTGGGAGGCTCGAAATGTGCTTACAAAAACACTTATTGGTCTAGAGATGCTCCTCATCGATGAACAAGTTCGATCTGAAATTTTTAAAAAAGTTTTTATATTATTACGCTCTTGATATTTACTCAATTGATCGTTGTTTTTACATGTTTGACAGGGAACTGTTATCCAAAGTTTCATCCCATCAGCAAGGATTGATACCTACTTGCCACACATGAAAGCAGGATCTGTCTACAGACTGAATAAGTGTTTCGGATCAAACAGCAAAGTCATGTACCGGGTTGCTGAGCCTAGGGTAATCATCAGTTTCACTTTGAACTCTGTCCTCTCTGATCTTGAGGACAGTCGGGTTAATTTTCCTGATGATCGGTTCCGTTTCCATAGTTACGAAGAGTTTGAGGCAGCATGTGACCTCAAAGGTGATCTTTACGGTAAGATCTCATCGACTTCACATTGATTTTGATAACTGTTTGATTTGATCTTAAATATTTAAGTTGTATTTAGCATGTCCTCAGATTTAAATAGATAAAGTACTATTTGGTAGCATCTGTGGCTTTGTATATAAGTAAATTTGTCTATTTTAGTTGTAGAGTATCATGTTCTATTTTTATTTAGTAGATAGAGAACTATTTGGTAGCATCTGAGATTTTTGGTTATAAGTATTGATTGTCAGTTTTAGATGTGGAGTACCAAGTTCTATTTTTATTCTGTTTATTTGATGAGATTTTGGTTATACTGATGAGATTTTGGTTATAAATATATTTGTCAAATAAAGTTAATCAGCATTAGTTTCTATTATTCGTTATTGCAGATTATGTTGGGCACTTGAAACTGGTGAATGGGCAGACACTGAATGACAATGTGGTGCTTGACGAAGAGGAAATAGCTTCGACCCGGCGGCTTTTGCTCCATGTTCAAACTCATGAGTAAGTCATTCACAGTGTCTTGGATCTATTAGTATACTGTTTCTCTAATCACTTGGGTTTATTTTAATTGTAGTGGACCAGTGATGAAGCTCTACCTATGGGACCAGGCTGCATCAGACTTTTGTGCCAAATTCAAGTCGCATGGAAGCACTCCAAGGGTTATTTTAGTAACCACCGCCAACCCAAAACGTTTTGGAGGTTAGCATACTGAATGTGTTTTAATGGTTTATAGTTATTTTATGACTAACAAAGGTTCTGCAACAGGTGTTCTTGCTCTTGCTTTAATGTCATCCTCTCGGGTGTTTTTGGACTTTGATGTTCAACCAACCCGTGATTATGTCACTTGGTAGGTATTCCTCTGGTTGAAATTGAATGTGTAATTTCAGTCTAACTACATTTTTGGTTTCACATTTTCTTCAGGTTGGACTCAAATTTAGATGTGGCTAATAGGGTTGATGCAAAGGTGGTCACAAAGACTGAAACAATGACAATAGGGGAGCTATTCTCCTATATCAAGCAGGAAGCAGCAAAGGTAATATATTTCCCACGTTTTACAAATGCATTATGAGAAGGTTATTTGGTTGGTGTGGGATGTATGTTTGAGACTTCTTTTCCCAGTTCCATTTTTTTGTTGACATGTCCGTATCTGATTACATTTGTCTAGAAGACTCATCCATTTTGCGTAAAGTCTCATCCGTTTATATTGATCTCAACATGTTCTTTGCAGTAGTCATCATCTTTAGTTCGAATTTCTGTCTAAACACTCAAGTAACCAAGAAAACTCAGTTTAGAAATGTACCTGCTGATGAATTGTGATGGAAGTATTTTCATTGTGGCATGTTGCTTGGTTTGAGTGCACATCAACTGTTGATGCTGTTTTCCACGGTTCTCCTTGGTATTATATTGGTTGCGGTGTGTGCCATACTAAGGCAATCAAAGGGCCTACATCGCTCATGTGCAAGAAATGTGGAAAACATGAAGTAGATGGTGTTCCACAGTAAGTATCATAGTTTATATTTCAGTCATACTTTTGTGCATTCTTTTAATATTCTTCCATGGCAGGTACCTCACAAAGCTGTCTGTTTATGACAACAATGACCAGGCGGTTTTGTTATCCTTGGTGAAGTTGGGCGTGCTGACTGGGAAACAAGGGACATACAGGTTCATTGTCAAGGTATCAGACCGCAATCTTAAAGGCCAGATACACACTTTGACTGTCACAAAGGTACTCCCTCTTGATGCTCCTGAACCTGTAGAAGCTTTGGTAGAAACTGTCTCTGAGGAACCTGTGGATGGGAGGGTGAAGAGAGGTTCTGACCTGGTTGAATCAGGTGAAGCCAAACGTGCTAAGTCTGGCAATTAGATCTCCATTTATACTCTCACCTGTTGGAGAATATGTTGCAGATTAAGTACTGGTTTTCATTTTATTTAAAGACTATGTTGTGTTTCATTTTCATACTTTGACTTTCAACATTTGAGTTATCTTGGCTCTGGACTATTTTGGTTTTAGTTATCTTTTGCTTATTTTTGAGCTTATGTTTATCACTGATAATTACTACATGATATTGACTTTGATCCATGTTTTATTTATTTACATGCAAATTAACATAGACTTAATATCAACAAGGCTTATAAAGGCTTATGTAAACATGTAGAGGGCCTTATAAAGTATAAATATTAGTCGTTGTTTATGTATTGTTTATTTGCACAAACCTTTACGATTATAATTTTTTAAAAAGACAGCTCATAAAGTCTTTTAAATAGAGTTCCACCAAATAACATAAAATGGAGAGTTTCTTTTGGTGCTTTCTGCTTCTGAAAATTTGTAGTAGAAATGTGATGAAGTGAGTGAGAAAGAAGGAGCGCTAAGTCAATATATGGAGGGAACGAAGCCAATGAATTAGAGCGAAGGGGTCATTGGCTTTGGTATGATAAATAAAGGTTGTGTTTACGATTGTTGAGAAAATAAAACCATAATTTTCGTAGTATATATGCGTCGCGTTTGTGTTAGTATTCACAAAGCTTAATCCAACTTAAGAAAAACATACAATATAATTTATTAACTAAAATATGTATTGTTCGCATTTGTATGTTGTTCTAATTAAAAAATGTGTGTATCTATATTTATGTTCATATATTTATGCGTGTACCTTACCCGACTGATTTTGGTTGTGTGTAGAGCCAGAATGTTGTTAAACTTTATAATTTGCTAAGTATCCTAATAACATAAAATATATTGTTCAAAAATCAAAGAAAAGCTTTAAATACATTTTAAATAATATATAATTAGTTATGGATACAAAAAAGTTTTCCATGTACAATTAGTTTTTTTTTCTTGACTCACCATGAAAAATTAGTTAAACTGACAAAAAAATATATATATATTTTTTCACAATTTTTCATCATAAACCATTAAACATCAAACATTTTCCGAGCGTAGCGCGGACATGGCATCAAGTTACATAGTATTATTACTGACGATCCACTAATCTAGTACACAGTTGTTGACTATATATAAGTAGCAGGTATAACGTGGGAGATTAATATAGTAGAATATTGTCATATCACTTATTAAGTCTGAACCGATCCACCAATGTAGCCAGTCTTTAATAGACTACAAAATAGTAATATACATAAATATTCTAGACTATAAAATAGTAGACATTGATGGCACTATAATACATTAGACTTGTTTGACGATTGAAGAGCTCTTTAATGGCTACATCTTACGTCCGGCTTCTGCTTCTTGTTCTCGCACCACTCCTCTTCTTACCGGCTTTGTGCGCTGTTGATTTTGGGTACTGCAATAGTAAGTATCTATCTGCTAGTCTTGATTTTTTATTTATTTTTTCTTTTCTTTACGTTATTGAATATCTACTCTTCAAACCTTGAAAAAGTACTGTAGATATGTTTACTAACAATCTTCGCCTTGTTAAAACAAAAATAAATAATAATAATATATCAATCTCTACGACTGTTGTAGAAAATGGATACGATTACGGTAACTTCAGTCGTGTAGAGATCTCTCCGAACCCGGTTGGACCTGAAGACAACTACCTAAACATTACTGTATCTGGTTATGCAAGTACGTAACCTTTTTTTGTGATCTCCGAAGTTTTAGCTCTCTTTTTTTCTTTTACAGTTTCTAATATATTTTCTTGATAAAATACTTTTATGTATACAGGCAAACAAATGAACAATGTAACTATAGAAGTGTACGCAAAATCAAAGAAAACTACTGACCTTCTAGGAGGATACTCTATCTGTAAGGTGGGTAATGCATGCGTAATTAGATCTGGCCTCTGTTTTAGTCCTGAATGCCCTATTGAAGCTCGCACCAAGTTTGTGTTACCTATTCCCAAAGTTCAAGTGGATGACCTTGAGGTATTATTCTTAATTTTAATATAGTTTTTTGAGAAAGGGCTTCTTAATTTTAATACTTATATAAATTTAGATATACAGTTTCAAACTAGAACTGGTGTATCAAGTCGCAAAAGAAAAAAAAAAATTGGAGTTTAGTTTTAGGAATTAGGACTTTTGATTATTGAAAAGTATCAAACATGAATCATATTTTAATATGGATGATTTGGTCCGTATGATTTCTGGTTTAAAATTTAGTTGATTATATTTTTAGTTTTTAGTTTTGTTTAAATTAGCTTATATATCAACCTTTAGTCTTTTCAGCTAATTTAATTTTGGATTCTGTTTTTTTGGTATACACAGTTTATGTATCACTTGAAATCATATTAAAATATGGTTCGGTTTCTGAATCAATCTCTATCCGGATTAAGATTTGATTTTGAAAAAAAAAACTTTTTTTCTTTTTTAAAATCATGTATTTGTTTAACTAATGCATAAGAGGCATATATATGTGTATACTGTTATCGTTCCTTAATCCTAGACTCCTAGTCAGTAATCATTGAAATCGCATTGAAAGACCACTAGGACCATTTAGGTTTCATTAACATGGGTTTCGACTGACTATCTCTTTTCAAACTCTCTGAAGGATGACTTCAAATATGTCGTATCTCTGCTTGAGGACGATCTCGTCAACTCTTCTGACTATGATGAAAAGTTTATAGAAAGAATGTGTGTTGACTTCGTTGTACCTATGTCGGATTCCACATTGGATTCTGCTTAATCAAGTCGGTGGGTGGAAAATATGTTATCAAGCATTTTTATGAGTTTTTTTCGACATACTCGCTTGTCTTCCCCCTTTCTTAAGTGTGTTTCCAATAACTAATACCGAGTTCTGGTACTTTATGTTGTAATTTTGGTTTGCTAATACAAAGAGTTCACTCCAATGCACACTAGATTAGAAAACAATCGAACAAAAAGAAAACTGTAGACTCAACCTTTGCCTATCAATTGATAACCACAAGTGTGTCAACCAAAAGTAAAACAAATTTAGAAAATAACTCCTTTATCATGTGTTCCGACTAAATATATTACTCATGTATGTAACTTAGTTCAAAAGAGTATCTCGTAGAATTTACTTAAAGCACTATTTTAATTTTAATTTCAGTTGAACATACTTTTCTCATATGACGAAACGGTTCTATTCTCATGAGTTATCATGATTTTCTTCCTAAAGCAGAGAAAACAATTAACGGTGCATTGTGCTAATGGTGTTAGACTAGTGGTTTAGTGTTTGGAGTAGGTTTTATTGCACCAACGTCTTAACGTGTAAAACAATACAACTAATCTCAAATCAATATACCTAACATTGAGGAAATCTCGACCTTGTCCACACTATAAGAAGAATATGAAAGTTAATAAATATGCTGGGATAATAAAAATGAATTGGTCGCTTTAAGCAGCTTTCTTGGCTTTGAAGCAAGACAAAGAACCTAATGCTTGGTGTAGTGACTTTGTTCTCAAGAAACCTCCGGACAAAACAAAAGCTTTAAGCTTAAGCTTTGGATTTGTCCCCCCTTTTTACTATTTTGTTTCAGATGAATACCACAGCTTCTTCTGGCAAACCAATAGCTTCTCATTCTCTGATTCAGACTCTGTTTGTTCCTTACGACAACTCCATCTCAGTCCTTTAGCAACTGATGCAATAGTATCCGCAAAATAGCTCGATTCGCGTATAATGGCATAGCCATTAGGACGCAAGATCCTATCCATTTCTAGCATAACATATTTCATCTCACACCTGCGTAAGACCAGACCATTACTTAGCACTTATTAGAGCATCAATGAGTTTCAAAGACTATATATATTAGCTCTTAAAGTTTGGGGCCAAGACGAATGTTTCATTAGGTTTTGTCCAAGATCGGTTATGATTACCTTTGGCTCTCAGATGTAAACAGACCATCAACATGAAGAAGATCATAAGTTCTTGGATACGTCGAAAAAGCTTCACACCTATGAAACAACAGAGAACATTACATAAGTGAATTCAAAAGTGATGATAGAAGATTAGGTTTAGGTTATGTTACCAGTCATGATACGTTCCAATCAATCCACGATCAAACACAACAGGAAGTGTATTAGCTGCATAAGAAGAGACAACGTTCATGACCCACAACGGATCATCGACCAAAGCAGCAGCTAAACCACCATAAGCAGTGTTCATATCCATCACATTCCTTATCTTATCAGACCCAATAGTAGGCAACAGCTTCTTGTAATGCTTAGCCCTCGTCTTCCACTTGCTACTATCCCTTTTAAACAAGCCACCGTTTCCTCCAGGAACATCAGAGACCCTCTCGGGAGTTGAGTGCAACCTCTCTGGCCATTTAGGAGTAGATTCCAAATCTGTCTTCTTAAGCTTAGGGCTTGGAACCACAACACAAGGGCGTAACGGCGTGTACCAAGCAGAGTCCGGTTCTAGGCTATCGTCACATTTTGGCGGGTATGCATCAGGGTCGTTAGACAACTTGTTGTAACAAGTATTGTCTGGAGATTTCTGCCACACTGCGATATCGTCTTTCTTAGCATACAGTTTGAAGCACATTGAGGATAACAGATCTTGCAGCTTCTCGTAGTTTGATCTCTGCTCTTCAACGGTTGTGTCCCAACCTTTCCAACGGTTCTCGTAATTGACTGGTGGACCGGACAAGACCCAGAAGCCACCAGGTCTTAGGATACGGTGTATCTCAAGAAGATAGACCCCACCTGAGAAAAACAGGAACGAGACAAAGATTATTACATGAGTTTCAGTTGAACTAGCATTGTCAGATTTGTCCTTGGCATATTATCCAAAACGTGAAAACCGAATCCATACCGAATGAAAAAAACAAAAACAAAAAACAGAAAACTGGCTAAAGTTACAAAAAACCAGTACTATTTCTATTTTTTCTAAATCCAAAAAATCGAAACCGAACTAATACCTAAATATCCGAAATATAACTTATTTACCTAAAAATATTCAAAAATCAAAAATTTAATTTATAAATTAAAAATTATTCAAAAAAAAAAAGAATCTAAAGTACCCAAATATTTTTTTTCATTTTTTTTTGGAATTTAACTCGGGTTTTCAAATTTTGTCGGATTTTTAACCCTAAAAATCCGAACTAAATCCAAACAATTTCTAATTAGGTTATGTTTTGGGTTTTATAAATAAATCCAACCCGAACCTGAACAGATCCGATCCAAAAATGCTTAGTTCATAAATGGGTCCTAAAACACCCCAATCCGAATAACCCTACTCGACCTGAACCTTAAACCCGAAGCCGCAATGATAAAGAAAAATTTATTACCAAACTCAGTCCATGGAATAAGGCATCTTGAGCAATGAGCCATATCAAATGAGTTTGAAGGGAAAGGGAGACGTTGAGTTGAAATGATGCCGAGTATCGCAGGGATACCACGCTCTAGAGCAAACTGGACTTGAGCTTCGTGGTTGTCTCTTGGGGCTAGTGACACCGTGAGGATACCACGGTCTAACAAGTCTCCTCCCCAGCTTGCAACCTTTAAAAACAGAGCAAAGTCTAAGAAGTTGAAGAAAGGAACCTCTAATATTATTTAATTTCAAGAAGCTCACCCCACAACCAGTGTCAATGGCAGTTCTTATGGTCCCATCTTTCATCTCAGGGATTAAATCTTGCATCAAATCGACATAAGCACTAACTCCATTTGGGAACATTGTACCTCCACCAGGGAAGATGAACTTCTCTCCCTCTTTCTTTAGCCAATGCTGGTTAGATTTCTGCTTGTTGATCCAATCATATGGCACATTCCTGAACATTAAATCACATCAAATTGTCATTTAACTTCAAAATATCTGAGGAGAGGAGAGATCTAGAGAAGCAATATTTACCTGTACCAACATTCGTTTTTACTCTTAGGCCATCTTATTGGTGACTTATACCCATTAGGAGGAGGGACCAGACATTGCTTTCTATCAAAGACAGGAGGACAATGGCGTTCCATGAAAGTAAGCCTGTGAGTACCATACTTCTTCCATTTCTGCCACCATACGAAATCAAAACATTAGCTAAACTCTTTTTACAGATTCAAGCACTAACAACTAAAGAAAGAAAACTGAGTGTACCCTTGGATCGGTGCAAGGAGTGTAATCTTGGTAGTCACTGCTACACTCCGGGAAAGAAACAGATTGAGGAGAGTTATAGGAAGATCCAGCTTTTGCAACATCATTAACTTGGAGTTTGTTCTTCCCACAATAAAGTCCACCGAGATAGAATGAAAGCCCACATAGTAGAATAAGTAAAACAGTCTTGGGCAAAATCTTTGTTGAACCTCTCTCAGCTTTCTCGTACTTCTCATCCTTATACTTCATCGTCTTTAGACTAAATTAAAGATAATAAATAGTATACCTGCAAGTATACATCAACTTTAGCTCAGAAATGGTTTTCCTTTATTGGGGGCCAAAACCAAGAACGAGAAAGTACTTAGAACAAACAGAACAGCGCAACTCAAGAAAAAGATCAAACAACAGATTGGATCAAGACACGAACAGCATCAAACACTGCCAGTTATGAAAGAGAATGATGGGGGCCAGTCAATCCTTTGACAAATGAGAGACTTGAAGAGTTGAGGAAAAAACAAAAGGACAAGGAATCGAGATCTAATAAGGGAACAGAACAACATTGCCGACATTAAAAGATTTGTTGCTTTAATGTTAATCACATGCTGTTTGGGACCCATCAACTCAGATGCGACCGCCAGAACATGCTCTCACCATCTTCTATCAAACTCGAGGACAATAAACAATTGGTATGGATATCCAAATAATAAATGCATACACATGAATGTATTCTATATCAGGGATAACGTTAAAACAGCTTCACTTTCGCATTTAAAAGTCTGAAAACAAATCTGCGCAAGAGAAAAGAAAAAGCACAAAGGAAG
The DNA window shown above is from Brassica oleracea var. oleracea cultivar TO1000 chromosome C3, BOL, whole genome shotgun sequence and carries:
- the LOC106332925 gene encoding uncharacterized protein LOC106332925 isoform X2; translated protein: MLLIDEQGTVIQSFIPSARIDTYLPHMKAGSVYRLNKCFGSNSKVMYRVAEPRVIISFTLNSVLSDLEDSRVNFPDDRFRFHSYEEFEAACDLKGDLYDYVGHLKLVNGQTLNDNVVLDEEEIASTRRLLLHVQTHDGPVMKLYLWDQAASDFCAKFKSHGSTPRVILVTTANPKRFGGVLALALMSSSRVFLDFDVQPTRDYVTWLDSNLDVANRVDAKVVTKTETMTIGELFSYIKQEAAK
- the LOC106336123 gene encoding probable methyltransferase PMT21 codes for the protein MKYKDEKYEKAERGSTKILPKTVLLILLCGLSFYLGGLYCGKNKLQVNDVAKAGSSYNSPQSVSFPECSSDYQDYTPCTDPRKWKKYGTHRLTFMERHCPPVFDRKQCLVPPPNGYKSPIRWPKSKNECWYRNVPYDWINKQKSNQHWLKKEGEKFIFPGGGTMFPNGVSAYVDLMQDLIPEMKDGTIRTAIDTGCGVASWGGDLLDRGILTVSLAPRDNHEAQVQFALERGIPAILGIISTQRLPFPSNSFDMAHCSRCLIPWTEFGGVYLLEIHRILRPGGFWVLSGPPVNYENRWKGWDTTVEEQRSNYEKLQDLLSSMCFKLYAKKDDIAVWQKSPDNTCYNKLSNDPDAYPPKCDDSLEPDSAWYTPLRPCVVVPSPKLKKTDLESTPKWPERLHSTPERVSDVPGGNGGLFKRDSSKWKTRAKHYKKLLPTIGSDKIRNVMDMNTAYGGLAAALVDDPLWVMNVVSSYAANTLPVVFDRGLIGTYHDWCEAFSTYPRTYDLLHVDGLFTSESQRCEMKYVMLEMDRILRPNGYAIIRESSYFADTIASVAKGLRWSCRKEQTESESENEKLLVCQKKLWYSSETK
- the LOC106334097 gene encoding uncharacterized protein LOC106334097, which translates into the protein MATSYVRLLLLVLAPLLFLPALCAVDFGYCNKNGYDYGNFSRVEISPNPVGPEDNYLNITVSGYASKQMNNVTIEVYAKSKKTTDLLGGYSICKVGNACVIRSGLCFSPECPIEARTKFVLPIPKVQVDDLEDDFKYVVSLLEDDLVNSSDYDEKFIERMCVDFVVPMSDSTLDSA
- the LOC106332925 gene encoding uncharacterized protein LOC106332925 isoform X1; its protein translation is MLLIDEQGTVIQSFIPSARIDTYLPHMKAGSVYRLNKCFGSNSKVMYRVAEPRVIISFTLNSVLSDLEDSRVNFPDDRFRFHSYEEFEAACDLKGDLYDYVGHLKLVNGQTLNDNVVLDEEEIASTRRLLLHVQTHDGPVMKLYLWDQAASDFCAKFKSHGSTPRVILVTTANPKRFGGVLALALMSSSRVFLDFDVQPTRDYVTWLDSNLDVANRVDAKVVTKTETMTIGELFSYIKQEAAKVIYFPRFTNAL